A part of Dermacentor variabilis isolate Ectoservices chromosome 10, ASM5094787v1, whole genome shotgun sequence genomic DNA contains:
- the LOC142559625 gene encoding uncharacterized protein LOC142559625 has product MLVAPPRAAGTLCPPNYCDNVTCTPIKSSECDGKVEVRASDCGCCEQCVKQLNEGDVCFDLTVYGLRKWGECKRGLKCNRALSKCERSRKLPFEDDDDEDKLEAILGYL; this is encoded by the exons ATGCTCGTGGCACCGCCTCGCGCAGCAGGGACTCTGTGCCCCCCGAATTACTGCGACAACGTCACGTGCACGCCGATCAAGTCCAGCGAGTGCGACGGAAAGGTGGAGGTCAGAGCCAGCGACTGCGGCTGCTGCGAGCAGTGCGTCAAGCAGCTCA aTGAAGGCGACGTGTGCTTTGATTTAACCGTGTACGGGCTCCGAAAGTGGGGTGAGTGCAAGAGGGGCTTGAAGTGCAACAGAGCGCTTTCCAAGTGCGAGAGATCCCGCAAACTGCCCttcgaggacgacgacgacgaagacaagctAGAAGCCATACTTGGCTATTTGTAA